TATCCGCCACAAAACGCGCATGTCCTTGGTACAAACTAGCATCGCTACCTTTCAAGACTGCTTCGTTTTTGTTCCGCAAGCGAGTAGTGACGGTCTCTTTTTGTTCCATGACCTGCTCAAAGGTCCAGTTTTTATCTGCTGCTACCAAGAGGGTCTTGGTTGGAATACAGCCAATATTGATACAAGTCCCGCCAAACATAGCAGGATTTTCCTCTACTAAGGCAACCTTCTTCCCAGCCGCAGAAAGCTTACCTGCCAAGGTCTTTCCTGCCTTGCCAAAACCAATGACTACTAAATCATATTGTTCCATAAAATACTCCTTTTATTTTTTCAACATTAGTCTATCAAAAAAGGAAATTTTTGGCACAATTCTGCTACGGCCTATTATGGAGGCCTAGTTACAAGAAAAAACATTACAATAACTGAGAAGGCTTAGATAAAAAATAGGCGGATTATAGACAAAACGTACTCATTTTTGATATAATGTATCCATACACTAGTTTATTGATACAGAAAGGTCAAACTATGAAAGAAAAATTTCAAATGTGTAAAACCTATCTTCCAGTCGTCTTAGCAACGATTGGATTTGTCAACGGTTGCAAAATTATCTTTGGAGAATTCGGTAAGCCAAATGGTATGGAGGCTAAATATCCTCTCTTTCTCCTCACAATTTCCTTGGTCGCTATTTACATCATCCCCCTACTAATACTGACATATTCCTTAGCTAAACGCTATAACATCTCAAAACAAGTTATAGGTCTTAGCTGGCTTTTAGGCTTAACAAGTAGCATCTCTTTTTCTGAACTTGGACATACAGCTATTGGATATTTCCTACTCGAAATTGTTAAAGCTAGTGATAATTTCCTAAATGACTGGGGCGCAGCTATTTCAGGTCCATTGGCAGAAGAAATCGGTAAAGGGCTAACTGTTCTACTTGTACTGCTTATTTGTAGAAAAATGACACTAAAAAATGCATTGGTAAGCGGAGTGATTGTTGGATTAGGTTTCCAAATCGTGGAAGACATCACCTTTGTTTTTAGAGATATGTTCATGAATAAGTTAGACGGCTTTGAAACCATTCTTGAACGCGTTGGTCAAGCTGGTTGGGCCCATTGGGTTTTCACGCTTCTCTTCGCCATTGGTTTAGTAGCCCTTCTCACGAAAAATACAGGCATGTCAAAAGCACAGGGAGTATTTTGGATTGGTGCAAGCTTTGGAATCCATTTCCTCTTTAATTCACCATTCAACACTGGTATCTTCCAGACGGTGTTTCCTATCATGAGTATTTTACTTGGCTTACTTGCCTATCAAACGGTTGAGAAACTATCTGAATAGACAAAAAATCCGCCTTTGAGCGGATTTTTTATATTCATTCTTGTTAGAACAAGCCGATAGCCGTCCCGTCTGCTGCCACATCCATGTTGAGAGCTGCGGGAGCTTTTGGCAAACCGGGCATGGTCATGACATCTCCAGTCAAGGCAACGATAAAGCCTGCACCTAATTTTGGCACAAATTCACGGACTGTAATGTCAAATCCTGTTGGTGCACCAATGGCAAACTGATCATCTGAGAAGCTGTATTGGGTCTTGGCCATGCAGACTGGCAACTTATCCCAGCCATTCTTAGCAAATTCAGCCAGCTGGTTACGAGCCTTCTTCTCAAAGACAACGCCTGTACCACCGTAGATTTGCGTAACAATCTTGGTCACTTTCTCTTCCAAGCTCTCCTCAGCCTTATAGAGGCGTTGGTAGTTTGCTGCTTGGTTATCAATAGTAGCAACAACTGTTTCAGCCAGTTCAACACCACCATCAGCGCCATTTGCCCAAACACTTGCCAACTCGACAGGTACGCCAATTTCAGCGCAAAGTTCTTTCAAAGCAGCAATTTCATCAGCTGTATCTGAGACGAATTCGTTGATAGCAACCACCGCTGGAATACCGTACTTCTGGATATTTTCAACGTGACGCTTCAAGTTAGAAAAACCAGCTTTGACTGCCTCTACATTTTCAGTAGAAAGTTCTGTCTTAGCTACACCACCGTGCATTTTAAGCGCACGCAGGGTCGCTACAATCACCACAGCATCAGGAGCCTTAGGCAAGTTCGGCACCTTAATATCAAGGAACTTCTCTGCTCCAAGGTCAGCCCCGAAGCCTGCTTCTGTGACGGTATAATCGGCCAATCGCAGAGCGGTTGTTGTTGCCAGGACTGAGTTGCAGCCGTGGGCAATGTTAGCAAATGGACCACCATGGACAAAGGCTGGCGTGCCATAGATGGTTTGGACAAGGTTTGGCTTGATAGCGTCCTTCAAAATAAGGGTCAAAGCACCTTCCACCGCCAAATCACGCACGTAGACAGGACTGCGATCGAAACGATAACCGATAACAATATTTGCCAAACGTTCTTTCAAGTCATTGATGTCCGTCGCCAAGCACAAAATCGCCATGATTTCAGAAGCTACGGTAATATCAAAACCATCTTCGCGAGGAATACCATTGAGTGGACCACCCAAGCCAACTGTTACCTTACGAAGGGCACGATCGTTGAGGTCCACAACACGTTTCCAGATAATTCGACGTTGATCAATCCCAATCACATTCCCCTGATGGATATGGTTATCAATCAAGGCTGAAAGGGCATTGTTTGCTGTGGTAATGGCATGCATGTCGCCTGTAAAATGCAAGTTGATGTCTTCCATAGGTAAGACCTGAGCATAGCCACCACCTGCAGCTCCACCTTTAATCCCCATGACAGGACCCAATGAAGGCTCACGAAGGGCAATCATGGTTTTCTTGCCAATTTTAGAAAGAGCATCTGCCAAACCGATAGTAATAGTCGACTTACCTTCACCAGCTGGCGTTGGGTTGATAGCTGTTACTAAAATCAACTTACCAGGCGCATTTTCCTTGACGGCATTGATTTTATCGAAAGACAATTTTGCCTTGTATTTTCCATAAAGTTCAATATCATCAAAGCTGATACCAACTTTTTCAACGATTTCTGTGATTGGTTTCAAGGTTACACTTTGTGCAATTTCAATATCTGTTTTCATGAGAGCTCCTAATTTCCTTATTTTTTATGGACATTATACCATACCACAACTTATTTTCGCATATTTTTTACTATTTATTCACTAACGTACGGAATTTTCAGAAAAACTACAGATTCCCTTACTTAAACAGATACAAATTTTTAAAAACTGTATTCTCATCATATCATAGCTCTATACTTCCGTCTAAGACTGATCCTTATATTTTTTATTAGTGTTATCATTTTCCAGTGTCACAGATTTATTAGCAAATGAGTTAGTGCAAACTTTACGAAAAATAGAAATTCTAGTAAAATATGAACATGAAACTATTGATTACATCAGGCGGAACAAGCGAAGCTATCGATCAAGTCCGCGCTATTACAAACCATGCTTCTGGAAATCTTGGAAAAATCATTGCCGAACAAGCCTTGAAACGTGGTCATGAAGTTACTCTTGTGACTACAAGACAGGCTGTCAAACCAAATTCTCAGAAGAATTTAACCATTATCGAAATCACAAATGTTGATAGTTTGAAAGAAACATTAGAACCTTTAGTCAAAACACATCAGGCCCTGATTCATAGCATGGCTGTATCCGATTATACACCTGTTTATATGACTGGTTTAGATGAACTAAGAGCAACTGAAGACATCTCTAGCCTACTAAAAAAACAGAATACAGAAAGTAAGATTTCATCCAAGGATGACTACCAAGTTCTTTTCTTGAAAAAAACTCCCAAGGTCATTTCCTATGTAAAAACATGGAATCCAGCTATCACACTCTTTGGCTTCAAACTATTGGTTAATGTTCCTAAGGAGGAATTATTTGCCGTAGCTCGCCAAAGCATTGAACGAAATGGCGCTGATTATATACTTGCTAATGACTTGAAGGATATTGGAGAAAATCAACACATTGCCTATTTAGTTGATAAAACAAGGGAAATTCAAGCACAGACAAAAGATGAAATTGCTCAGCTCAT
This region of Streptococcus suis genomic DNA includes:
- a CDS encoding PrsW family glutamic-type intramembrane protease gives rise to the protein MKEKFQMCKTYLPVVLATIGFVNGCKIIFGEFGKPNGMEAKYPLFLLTISLVAIYIIPLLILTYSLAKRYNISKQVIGLSWLLGLTSSISFSELGHTAIGYFLLEIVKASDNFLNDWGAAISGPLAEEIGKGLTVLLVLLICRKMTLKNALVSGVIVGLGFQIVEDITFVFRDMFMNKLDGFETILERVGQAGWAHWVFTLLFAIGLVALLTKNTGMSKAQGVFWIGASFGIHFLFNSPFNTGIFQTVFPIMSILLGLLAYQTVEKLSE
- a CDS encoding formate--tetrahydrofolate ligase, producing MKTDIEIAQSVTLKPITEIVEKVGISFDDIELYGKYKAKLSFDKINAVKENAPGKLILVTAINPTPAGEGKSTITIGLADALSKIGKKTMIALREPSLGPVMGIKGGAAGGGYAQVLPMEDINLHFTGDMHAITTANNALSALIDNHIHQGNVIGIDQRRIIWKRVVDLNDRALRKVTVGLGGPLNGIPREDGFDITVASEIMAILCLATDINDLKERLANIVIGYRFDRSPVYVRDLAVEGALTLILKDAIKPNLVQTIYGTPAFVHGGPFANIAHGCNSVLATTTALRLADYTVTEAGFGADLGAEKFLDIKVPNLPKAPDAVVIVATLRALKMHGGVAKTELSTENVEAVKAGFSNLKRHVENIQKYGIPAVVAINEFVSDTADEIAALKELCAEIGVPVELASVWANGADGGVELAETVVATIDNQAANYQRLYKAEESLEEKVTKIVTQIYGGTGVVFEKKARNQLAEFAKNGWDKLPVCMAKTQYSFSDDQFAIGAPTGFDITVREFVPKLGAGFIVALTGDVMTMPGLPKAPAALNMDVAADGTAIGLF
- a CDS encoding phosphopantothenate--cysteine ligase, translated to MKLLITSGGTSEAIDQVRAITNHASGNLGKIIAEQALKRGHEVTLVTTRQAVKPNSQKNLTIIEITNVDSLKETLEPLVKTHQALIHSMAVSDYTPVYMTGLDELRATEDISSLLKKQNTESKISSKDDYQVLFLKKTPKVISYVKTWNPAITLFGFKLLVNVPKEELFAVARQSIERNGADYILANDLKDIGENQHIAYLVDKTREIQAQTKDEIAQLILNTLEKGEQNG